The Candidatus Woesearchaeota archaeon genome has a window encoding:
- a CDS encoding dCMP deaminase family protein, which yields MTQERKTNRPSVDEYFLKIAAVIGERATCQRHNVGAVLVKDKHIISTGYNGAPGGCKDCLELGCLRDELKIPSGTRHEICRAVHAEQNAIIQAALHGKHTEGSTMYCTHSPCNICAKMIVNSKVKRFVTFSDYPDKDAIELFKEAGVEFVKLNIPDTKIYLKA from the coding sequence ATGACACAAGAAAGAAAAACAAACAGGCCGAGTGTTGATGAATATTTCCTGAAGATAGCTGCGGTTATTGGCGAGAGAGCTACCTGCCAGCGCCATAATGTCGGAGCTGTTTTAGTCAAAGATAAGCACATCATAAGCACAGGCTATAATGGCGCACCTGGAGGCTGCAAAGACTGCCTTGAGCTCGGCTGCTTAAGGGATGAATTGAAAATACCTTCCGGAACAAGGCACGAGATATGCAGGGCAGTGCATGCTGAGCAGAATGCAATAATACAGGCTGCGCTGCACGGCAAGCATACAGAAGGATCAACAATGTACTGCACTCATTCGCCGTGCAACATCTGCGCAAAGATGATCGTTAATTCAAAAGTTAAGAGATTTGTCACATTCAGCGATTACCCTGACAAGGATGCCATTGAGCTGTTCAAAGAAGCAGGGGTTGAGTTTGTAAAGCTGAATATTCCAGATACGAAGATTTATTTGAAAGCGTAA
- a CDS encoding AAA family ATPase → MGLTGTNGAGKTTAADYLKQKGFAYFSLSDAIRDELKKQNIAETRESLINMGNKLRSELGANILAKRIAEKIDLSKNTIIDSIRNSEEVNELKKLKNFIFAAVDAPIEARYKRLKERFGRQEAYKTLEQFREQEQKEFSQDKTKQQLGICIKMADKIIINDGTIKELKNKIDNTIK, encoded by the coding sequence ATCGGGCTTACAGGAACAAACGGAGCTGGAAAGACAACTGCTGCAGACTATTTGAAGCAGAAAGGATTTGCTTATTTTTCGCTTTCTGATGCCATAAGAGACGAGCTGAAAAAGCAGAACATCGCTGAAACAAGGGAAAGCTTAATAAATATGGGGAATAAACTGAGATCAGAGCTTGGGGCGAATATACTTGCAAAGAGAATTGCTGAAAAGATTGATCTGTCAAAAAATACAATCATTGATTCAATAAGAAATTCAGAAGAAGTGAATGAACTGAAAAAATTAAAAAATTTCATTTTTGCTGCTGTTGATGCTCCGATTGAAGCAAGATATAAAAGGCTGAAAGAAAGGTTTGGAAGGCAGGAAGCTTACAAAACACTGGAGCAGTTCAGGGAACAGGAGCAGAAAGAGTTCAGCCAGGATAAAACAAAGCAGCAGCTTGGGATCTGCATCAAAATGGCTGACAAAATCATTATTAATGACGGAACAATTAAAGAGTTAAAAAATAAGATCGATAATACAATAAAATGA
- the thyA gene encoding thymidylate synthase has protein sequence MKAYLDIIKRILDEGVIKKDRTGTGTIAIAGAMFQHDMAEGFPLLTTKKVPLRLVASELEFFIKGISDKKWLQERNNHIWDEWCSPEIIPYSHDEAAKKRMMEERDLGPIYGWQWRHFGAKYEGYDKDYNGKGVDQLKRLVDDLKNKPYSRQMLVLAWNPVDVSKVIPPFCHYGFQVTVLNNKLNLMWNQRSVDSALGLPFNIASYGLLLHLLAKETGFKEGKLVGFLGDTHIYLNHVEGLKEQLKRAPFKLPSIKTENFKSIFDWKFEDTKAENYECHPAIKFEIAV, from the coding sequence ATGAAAGCATATCTGGATATTATTAAGAGGATTCTTGATGAAGGAGTTATTAAGAAAGACAGGACTGGAACAGGCACTATCGCTATTGCAGGAGCTATGTTTCAGCATGACATGGCTGAAGGCTTTCCTTTGCTTACCACTAAAAAAGTTCCTTTAAGGCTGGTTGCGTCTGAGCTTGAATTTTTTATTAAAGGGATTTCAGATAAAAAATGGCTTCAGGAGAGAAACAACCACATTTGGGATGAATGGTGTTCTCCAGAGATAATTCCTTATTCCCATGATGAAGCAGCAAAAAAACGAATGATGGAAGAAAGGGATTTAGGACCGATTTACGGATGGCAGTGGAGGCATTTTGGAGCAAAATACGAAGGCTATGACAAGGATTATAATGGAAAAGGAGTTGACCAGCTTAAAAGATTGGTTGATGATTTAAAAAATAAGCCGTACAGCAGGCAGATGCTAGTGCTGGCATGGAATCCTGTTGATGTAAGCAAAGTAATTCCGCCTTTTTGCCATTATGGTTTTCAGGTAACTGTCCTAAATAACAAACTGAACCTGATGTGGAATCAGAGATCTGTTGACAGCGCATTAGGCCTGCCTTTTAATATTGCAAGCTATGGATTATTGCTGCATCTGCTCGCCAAGGAAACCGGCTTTAAAGAGGGAAAGCTTGTTGGTTTCTTGGGAGACACACATATTTATCTAAACCATGTTGAAGGGCTGAAAGAGCAGCTTAAAAGAGCGCCATTCAAACTGCCTTCAATAAAAACCGAGAATTTTAAGTCTATATTTGACTGGAAATTTGAAGACACAAAAGCTGAAAATTACGAGTGTCATCCGGCAATAAAATTTGAGATAGCGGTGTAA
- a CDS encoding dihydrofolate reductase, which produces MTEIIVIAAVAQNNVIGNKGDIPWRIQEDFQHFKETTWGHPCIMGDKTYESLPENAKPLPGRENIVLTFDKNYKPKGTTIFFDFDEAIECCRKKGVEKAFIAGGASIYKLGLKVADTFELTRIYKDYEGDVLFPEINFNEWELVKKEDKEGKDKKTGENVKFSFLTYKRKRK; this is translated from the coding sequence ATGACTGAAATAATCGTGATTGCTGCAGTTGCGCAGAACAATGTGATCGGAAATAAAGGCGACATTCCGTGGAGAATACAGGAGGATTTCCAGCATTTTAAGGAAACAACATGGGGCCATCCGTGCATTATGGGTGATAAAACATATGAATCATTGCCTGAAAATGCAAAGCCGCTTCCTGGAAGGGAAAACATTGTGCTTACTTTTGACAAAAATTACAAGCCAAAAGGAACAACAATATTCTTTGATTTTGATGAAGCAATAGAGTGCTGCAGGAAAAAAGGCGTGGAGAAGGCATTCATTGCAGGAGGGGCAAGCATCTACAAATTAGGATTAAAAGTGGCAGATACCTTTGAGCTGACAAGAATATATAAAGATTATGAAGGCGATGTTTTATTCCCTGAAATTAATTTTAATGAATGGGAACTGGTTAAAAAAGAAGATAAAGAAGGAAAGGATAAAAAAACAGGAGAGAATGTTAAGTTTTCTTTCCTGACTTACAAGAGGAAGAGAAAATGA
- the glyA gene encoding serine hydroxymethyltransferase, giving the protein MKTEELKSSDIEVYNAIQNELERQRTELNMIPSESYASRAVLEAMGSVLNNKYAEGYPKKRYYQGNKYCDEIETIAIERAKKLFNAEHANVQPNSGSPANMAIYFSVLNPGDKIMGMDLSHGGHLTHGSPVNFSGKLFSFAHYGVDKETEMLDMDKVREIALKEKPKMIVSGYTAYPRTVDFRRFHEIAQEIGAYSMADISHIAGLIVGDVHPSPLPFTDFVMTTTHKTLRGPRSAIILCKEKYAAQLDKAVFPGLQGGPHEHTIAGKAVCFKEAMEPEFKQYAMQIVKNAKALAETLMAKGIKLVSNGTDNHLILIDLIKTKSAGKQGMGKEIAVALEEAGIVLNANTIPFDPSTPFKPSGLRLGTPILTQRGMNEDEMKQIGEWIADIIEHPNDAALKQKVRQNVLDLCRKFPIY; this is encoded by the coding sequence ATGAAAACAGAAGAGCTGAAATCATCAGACATTGAAGTTTATAATGCAATACAAAATGAATTAGAAAGGCAAAGAACAGAATTAAACATGATCCCTTCTGAAAGTTACGCAAGCAGGGCTGTTTTAGAGGCAATGGGAAGTGTGCTGAACAATAAATATGCTGAAGGCTATCCTAAAAAAAGATATTATCAGGGAAATAAATATTGCGATGAAATAGAAACTATTGCGATTGAAAGGGCCAAAAAACTCTTTAATGCAGAGCATGCAAATGTGCAGCCAAATTCCGGGAGCCCTGCAAACATGGCAATTTATTTTTCTGTCTTAAATCCCGGAGACAAAATAATGGGCATGGACTTAAGCCACGGCGGCCACCTGACTCACGGAAGCCCTGTAAATTTCTCAGGAAAGCTTTTCAGCTTTGCGCATTACGGCGTTGATAAAGAAACTGAAATGCTCGATATGGACAAAGTGAGGGAAATTGCGCTTAAAGAAAAGCCAAAGATGATTGTTTCAGGCTATACTGCATATCCGAGAACAGTTGATTTCAGGAGATTTCATGAAATAGCCCAGGAAATCGGAGCATATTCAATGGCAGATATATCTCATATTGCCGGGCTTATAGTCGGAGATGTTCATCCTTCTCCATTGCCGTTCACAGATTTTGTGATGACAACAACGCACAAAACATTGAGGGGCCCAAGAAGTGCCATAATTCTTTGCAAGGAAAAATATGCAGCTCAACTGGATAAGGCAGTATTCCCTGGATTGCAGGGCGGACCGCATGAGCACACCATAGCCGGAAAGGCTGTCTGCTTTAAGGAAGCAATGGAGCCTGAATTTAAGCAGTATGCAATGCAGATCGTTAAAAATGCAAAAGCGCTTGCAGAAACACTCATGGCTAAGGGCATAAAGCTGGTTTCAAATGGAACAGACAATCATTTGATTTTGATTGATCTTATCAAAACAAAATCAGCAGGAAAACAAGGCATGGGCAAAGAAATAGCTGTTGCGCTTGAAGAAGCAGGAATAGTCCTTAATGCAAACACAATCCCATTTGATCCCTCAACTCCGTTTAAGCCATCCGGATTAAGACTGGGAACTCCTATATTGACGCAAAGGGGAATGAATGAAGATGAAATGAAGCAGATCGGAGAGTGGATTGCAGATATTATTGAACATCCAAATGATGCAGCATTAAAGCAGAAAGTAAGGCAGAATGTTCTTGATCTTTGCAGGAAGTTTCCGATTTACTGA